In Deltaproteobacteria bacterium, the genomic window GATCGTAAAAAAAGTTGATCCGTTCTCGCGCCGTCATTTTCCCCCGGCTGTGTTGCCTTTCCACGGCTTTGGGGCTGGCTAAGTTAATGACTCTTTCGCGTTCGGCTTTTAATTCGGCAAGTTTCTGTCGCATGGACTGGGAACCTCCTTAATCATTAATCATTGATGGCGATTATAGCTCCTCATTTATAGGCCTTTGAATTGTGGTTCTCGTTTTTCCATAAAAGCCTTCACCGCCTCTTTTTGATCCTGGGTTGTGCGGCAAACATTCTGGGCATAGCTTTCCAACAGTAATTGCTCCCGCAGTTGGTTGCGAATTTTTTCCCACGTTACTCTTTTCACTAATTCCACAGAGATCGGCGGTCCGCTGGCGATTTTTTTGGCCAGTTCCTTCGCATGGCTCATCAATTCTTCATGGGGAACCACCTTGGAGACCAAACGAATTCTTTCCGCTTCCTGGGCGTCGATGATGTCCCCCGTAAAAAATAACTCTAAAGCTTTGTCCATCCCCACAATTAAAGGCATTAAGAGGGTTGCCCCCCCATCGGCGATCAGACCCCGTTTGACCCAGATAGCCGCGAAGCGGGCATTGGTGGAGGCGATTCGCAGGTCACAGGCCAAGGTAATCGTCAATCCAACGCCGGCAGCAATGCCATTGACCGCAGCAATGATAGGTTTATTGATCTTTTCAAAAGCCAGGATTAAGTTACCCACCAACGCGAGAATAGTTTTACGACTGGTGTCTACTTGCTGCCCGGCAGCGCGAGCGGCCTGGGCGGCAACATCCGCGCCGGAACAAAATCCCCGACCCGCACCCGTTATAATGAGGGCCCTTAAATTATCATCCTCTTGGACTTCTTGCAAGGCTCGAGGAAA contains:
- a CDS encoding enoyl-CoA hydratase-related protein — translated: FPRALQEVQEDDNLRALIITGAGRGFCSGADVAAQAARAAGQQVDTSRKTILALVGNLILAFEKINKPIIAAVNGIAAGVGLTITLACDLRIASTNARFAAIWVKRGLIADGGATLLMPLIVGMDKALELFFTGDIIDAQEAERIRLVSKVVPHEELMSHAKELAKKIASGPPISVELVKRVTWEKIRNQLREQLLLESYAQNVCRTTQDQKEAVKAFMEKREPQFKGL